The Rhodococcus triatomae genome includes a window with the following:
- a CDS encoding ArsA family ATPase, translating into MSSDVAAPTSPARVQFFVGKGGVGKSTLAAATAQHAARTGARVLLVSLDQAHSLTDVLGVPVSGGDPEPVQERWDALELDSLGLVETWFRRMSALVPASGDHDHGVQFGALEPEEIVGLPGAQEVLALHRLAALSRSGEYDLIVVDCPGAADALRTLAAPSMVADYLERVWPQHRRMIALTGSDPRLVLLVSALERLTAAMEEIRSLLADRAHTSVRVVTTPEGVVLAQTRRILAVAALSALRVDAVLVNNVSAQEDSDEARTGGGGRFTDLADAACGAAVLSVPRMACEPVGLSDLSRIASLLYAEEVDAVSVLGADSPPVRVTHESGSGSESVYAMRMHLPLVDPATLTLGRVEDDLVVGAEGARRRVRLASVLRRCVVAGAELDGTDLVVRFTPDPRVWPR; encoded by the coding sequence CTGAGCAGCGACGTCGCCGCGCCTACCTCGCCTGCGCGCGTCCAGTTCTTCGTCGGCAAGGGAGGCGTCGGGAAGAGCACCCTCGCCGCGGCCACCGCGCAGCACGCGGCCCGCACCGGTGCCCGGGTACTGCTCGTCTCGCTCGATCAGGCGCACTCGCTCACCGACGTTCTCGGTGTCCCGGTCTCGGGTGGCGACCCGGAACCGGTGCAGGAGAGGTGGGACGCACTCGAACTCGACAGTCTCGGACTCGTCGAAACCTGGTTTCGCAGGATGTCGGCATTGGTGCCGGCAAGCGGCGATCACGATCACGGGGTGCAGTTCGGTGCACTCGAGCCGGAGGAGATCGTCGGGCTGCCCGGCGCCCAGGAGGTGCTGGCACTGCATCGACTCGCGGCACTGTCCCGTTCGGGAGAGTACGACCTGATCGTGGTCGACTGCCCCGGCGCCGCCGACGCGCTGCGCACTCTCGCCGCCCCGTCGATGGTCGCCGACTATCTGGAAAGGGTGTGGCCGCAGCATCGCAGGATGATCGCTCTGACCGGATCCGACCCGCGGCTGGTCCTCCTCGTATCCGCGCTCGAGCGGCTCACCGCAGCGATGGAGGAGATCCGGTCCCTGCTCGCGGACCGGGCGCACACGTCGGTGCGGGTGGTGACCACTCCGGAGGGCGTGGTGCTCGCGCAGACCAGGCGTATTCTCGCCGTCGCCGCGCTCTCCGCGCTCCGGGTGGACGCAGTACTCGTGAACAACGTTTCGGCACAAGAGGATTCGGACGAGGCGCGGACGGGTGGAGGCGGACGTTTCACCGACCTCGCGGACGCGGCGTGCGGCGCCGCGGTGCTGTCGGTGCCCCGGATGGCGTGCGAGCCGGTAGGGTTGTCCGATCTGTCGCGTATCGCATCGCTGCTGTACGCGGAGGAGGTCGACGCGGTCTCGGTGCTGGGTGCCGACTCCCCGCCGGTTCGGGTGACCCACGAATCGGGTTCCGGGTCGGAGTCGGTGTATGCCATGCGCATGCACCTGCCGCTGGTCGATCCCGCAACATTGACGCTGGGGCGAGTGGAGGACGACTTGGTCGTGGGGGCCGAAGGCGCGCGGCGCCGGGTGCGGTTGGCGTCCGTGCTGCGCCGGTGCGTGGTGGCCGGAGCCGAACTCGACGGCACCGATCTCGTCGTCAGGTTCACGCCCGATCCTCGGGTGTGGCCTCGATGA
- a CDS encoding SRPBCC family protein: MPERTKRSITVDAPPARVMDVIADFDEYPAWVDAATSVEITEPGPGGRANQVRFVLDAGMVKDTYELRYQWAPDGLSVSWELVRGEIQKSQYGSYTLEPEPGGGTTVTYELTVDLTIPMIGLFKRKAEKVITDTALKELKKRVEG; encoded by the coding sequence ATGCCCGAGAGGACGAAGAGGTCGATCACCGTCGACGCGCCGCCGGCCAGGGTGATGGATGTGATCGCGGACTTCGACGAGTACCCCGCGTGGGTGGACGCGGCCACGTCGGTGGAGATCACCGAGCCGGGGCCGGGTGGCCGCGCGAACCAGGTGCGGTTCGTGCTCGACGCCGGCATGGTCAAGGACACCTACGAGTTGCGGTACCAGTGGGCGCCGGACGGACTGTCCGTCTCGTGGGAGCTGGTACGGGGGGAGATCCAGAAGTCGCAGTACGGCTCGTACACGCTCGAGCCGGAGCCCGGGGGCGGCACCACCGTGACGTACGAACTCACCGTCGACCTGACGATCCCCATGATCGGGCTGTTCAAGCGCAAGGCGGAGAAGGTCATCACCGACACCGCGCTCAAGGAACTGAAGAAGCGGGTGGAAGGCTGA
- a CDS encoding polyketide cyclase / dehydrase and lipid transport, whose product MSSIQVADQTFVAAPPERIARSLNSPTRWRRWWPDLRLSVREDRADKGVRWVVDGPLTGTMEVWLEPVLDGAIIHYFVHAEPAGVAPEKVATLDLAALNRRRRVQGKQMSFEIKDELEAGRAAGEPPH is encoded by the coding sequence GTGAGCAGCATCCAGGTCGCAGACCAGACCTTCGTCGCGGCGCCGCCGGAACGGATCGCCCGGTCCCTGAATTCGCCCACCCGCTGGCGGCGATGGTGGCCCGACCTCCGGCTGTCGGTCCGCGAGGATCGCGCCGACAAGGGCGTCCGCTGGGTCGTCGACGGCCCCCTCACCGGGACGATGGAGGTGTGGCTCGAGCCGGTGTTGGACGGTGCGATCATCCATTACTTCGTTCACGCCGAGCCGGCCGGAGTGGCGCCGGAGAAGGTCGCCACGCTCGATCTCGCGGCGCTCAACCGCCGCCGCCGGGTCCAGGGCAAGCAGATGTCCTTCGAGATCAAGGACGAGCTCGAGGCCGGCCGTGCCGCGGGAGAGCCGCCACACTGA
- a CDS encoding AMP-dependent synthetase/ligase encodes MPEFTAPQSFTIPDDASAVDSVFTRAQTKPASLVYKRKAGSAWVDVTAAEFAEKVTSVAKGLIALGIEQGDRVALMSATRYEWPLVDYAIWAAGAVTVPIYETSSAEQVRWILEDSEATLLVVETEKHRETVAEVTDAAPSVRKVLQIEAASGARGAVEELTALGADVSDDDVQARIAALKSSDPATLIYTSGTTGRPKGCALTHGNLLAESRGIVASSLGDLLTQPGVTTLMFLPMAHVLARAVSIAAFDAGAALGHTSDIPNLVPTFGEFKPDFILSVPRVFEKVYNAARAKAHGEGKGKIFDAAAETAIAWSEAQDKGGAGLVLNAKHFVFDKLVYSKLKSALGGRCQLAISGGAPLGARLGHFFRGIGVTIYEGYGLTETSAAFAVNTIGHQKIGTVGRPLAGNSVRIAEDGEIMLSGPVVFGGYWKNEKATAEAIEDGWFHTGDLGSLDSEGYITITGRKKEILVTAGGKNVSPAQLEDHLRAHPLISQAIVVGDQQPFIGALVTIDAEALPAWNERNGKPADTAVADLLADADLTAEIDEAIAEANKLVSHAEAIKKYRILPVDFSEETGELTPTMKLKRNVVYTTFADDIAKIYAK; translated from the coding sequence GTGCCCGAGTTCACCGCCCCACAGTCCTTCACGATTCCCGACGACGCCTCGGCTGTGGACTCGGTGTTCACCCGGGCTCAGACCAAGCCGGCGTCACTGGTGTACAAGCGCAAAGCGGGCTCGGCCTGGGTCGACGTCACCGCTGCGGAGTTCGCCGAGAAGGTCACCTCCGTCGCCAAGGGCCTGATCGCACTGGGCATCGAGCAGGGCGACCGCGTCGCCCTCATGTCCGCCACCCGTTACGAGTGGCCGCTCGTCGACTACGCGATCTGGGCCGCCGGTGCCGTCACCGTCCCGATCTACGAGACGTCGTCCGCCGAGCAGGTGCGCTGGATCCTCGAGGACTCCGAGGCCACGCTCCTCGTCGTCGAGACGGAGAAGCACCGCGAGACGGTCGCCGAGGTCACCGACGCCGCCCCGAGCGTGCGCAAGGTCCTGCAGATCGAGGCCGCGTCCGGTGCACGCGGCGCGGTCGAGGAACTGACCGCACTCGGCGCGGACGTCTCCGACGACGACGTGCAGGCGCGGATCGCGGCGTTGAAGTCGAGCGATCCGGCCACCCTCATCTACACCTCGGGCACCACCGGACGGCCCAAGGGCTGCGCCCTCACTCACGGCAACCTCCTCGCGGAGTCCCGAGGCATCGTCGCCTCCTCGCTCGGTGACCTGCTCACCCAGCCGGGCGTCACCACGCTGATGTTCCTGCCCATGGCGCACGTCCTCGCCCGCGCGGTGAGCATCGCCGCGTTCGACGCGGGAGCCGCACTCGGCCACACGAGCGACATCCCCAACCTGGTTCCGACGTTCGGCGAGTTCAAGCCGGACTTCATCCTGTCCGTTCCCCGCGTGTTCGAGAAGGTGTACAACGCGGCCCGCGCGAAGGCGCACGGCGAAGGAAAGGGCAAGATCTTCGACGCCGCCGCCGAGACCGCCATCGCGTGGAGCGAGGCCCAGGACAAGGGTGGCGCGGGCCTGGTGCTCAACGCCAAGCACTTCGTCTTCGACAAGCTCGTCTACTCCAAGCTCAAGTCCGCCCTGGGTGGGCGCTGCCAGCTCGCGATCTCCGGTGGCGCCCCGCTCGGCGCGCGTCTCGGCCACTTCTTCCGTGGCATCGGCGTCACGATCTACGAGGGCTACGGCCTCACCGAGACGTCCGCGGCCTTCGCGGTGAACACCATCGGGCACCAGAAGATCGGCACGGTCGGACGTCCACTCGCAGGCAACTCGGTCCGGATCGCCGAGGACGGCGAGATCATGCTCTCCGGCCCGGTCGTGTTCGGCGGGTACTGGAAGAACGAGAAGGCCACCGCCGAGGCGATCGAGGACGGCTGGTTCCACACCGGTGACCTCGGGTCGCTGGACTCGGAGGGCTACATCACGATCACCGGCCGCAAGAAGGAAATCCTCGTCACCGCGGGCGGAAAGAACGTCTCCCCCGCCCAGCTCGAGGACCACCTGCGGGCTCACCCGCTGATCAGCCAGGCCATCGTGGTCGGCGACCAGCAACCGTTCATCGGCGCCCTCGTCACGATCGACGCGGAGGCCCTGCCCGCGTGGAACGAGCGCAACGGCAAGCCCGCCGACACCGCCGTCGCGGACCTGCTCGCCGACGCCGACCTCACGGCCGAGATCGACGAGGCGATCGCAGAGGCGAACAAGCTGGTCTCGCACGCGGAGGCCATCAAGAAGTACCGCATCCTGCCGGTGGACTTCAGCGAGGAGACCGGCGAACTCACCCCGACCATGAAGCTCAAGCGCAACGTGGTCTACACGACCTTCGCCGACGACATCGCGAAGATCTACGCCAAGTGA
- a CDS encoding glycosyltransferase family 4 protein, whose translation MRRTLLVTNDFPPRPGGIQSYLSAFARQLPAEELVVYAPRWRGDSHVRYDAQQPFRIVRHPTTLMLPTPAVARRAARLVAEHDCGTVWFGAAAPLALLAPAVRRAGAGCVVASTHGHEVGWSMLPVARSALRRIGENTDVTTYVSKYTRGRFASAFGARAALEHLPPGVDTERFRPDAGARAELRHRYGLGNRPTVLCLSRLVPRKGQDVLIRALPQIRAAVDGTVLVIVGGGPYEERLRSLVRSTGMDEHVVFTGTVPSAELAAHHTIADVFAMPCRTRGGGLDVEGLGIVFLEASATGVPVVAGTSGGAPEAVRQNETGVVVDGRSVDAVAREVSALLADPDRAAAMGAAGRAWIEREWRWDVLGARLQRLLG comes from the coding sequence ATGCGTCGAACCCTGCTGGTGACGAACGACTTTCCGCCGCGACCCGGCGGTATCCAGTCGTATCTGAGTGCGTTCGCCCGTCAGCTCCCCGCCGAGGAACTCGTCGTCTATGCGCCGAGGTGGCGGGGAGACTCGCACGTGCGGTACGACGCGCAGCAGCCGTTCCGGATCGTGCGGCATCCGACCACCCTGATGCTCCCGACTCCCGCGGTCGCGCGGCGCGCGGCGCGACTGGTCGCCGAGCACGACTGCGGCACCGTGTGGTTCGGCGCCGCGGCTCCGCTCGCGCTGCTGGCCCCGGCCGTGCGCCGGGCGGGCGCCGGGTGCGTCGTCGCGAGTACCCACGGCCACGAGGTCGGGTGGTCGATGCTCCCGGTGGCGCGGAGCGCCCTGCGACGCATCGGCGAGAACACCGACGTGACCACCTACGTGAGCAAGTACACGCGGGGGAGGTTCGCCTCCGCGTTCGGTGCGCGGGCGGCGCTCGAACATCTGCCGCCCGGAGTGGACACCGAACGGTTCCGCCCCGATGCCGGCGCCCGTGCCGAGCTTCGTCACCGATACGGGCTGGGGAACCGGCCCACGGTGCTGTGCCTGTCCCGGCTGGTGCCGCGCAAGGGCCAGGACGTCTTGATCAGGGCGCTCCCGCAGATTCGCGCGGCCGTGGACGGCACCGTGCTCGTGATCGTCGGCGGTGGCCCCTACGAGGAGCGGCTCCGGTCGCTGGTGCGGTCCACCGGAATGGACGAGCACGTGGTCTTCACCGGCACGGTGCCGTCCGCGGAGTTGGCTGCCCACCACACGATCGCCGACGTGTTCGCGATGCCGTGCCGTACCCGCGGGGGAGGTCTCGACGTGGAGGGGCTGGGAATCGTCTTCCTGGAGGCCTCGGCGACCGGTGTCCCGGTGGTGGCGGGAACCTCGGGAGGCGCGCCGGAAGCGGTGCGGCAGAACGAGACCGGAGTGGTCGTCGACGGCCGATCGGTCGATGCCGTGGCCCGCGAGGTGAGTGCACTGCTCGCGGATCCGGACCGCGCCGCGGCGATGGGCGCGGCCGGGCGGGCGTGGATCGAGCGGGAATGGCGCTGGGACGTGCTCGGGGCCCGGCTGCAACGGCTCCTGGGCTGA
- a CDS encoding C40 family peptidase, which produces MVARPVRHSVRAALVAGVLAAVSVVLPAGSGADPVVDNPTEAIARLGEIARESEQTNEALHNAQIDLDAKLDAQREQEARAEHDRGILDAATAEVARFQPTVDKLVTANYQGARTNRLFALLVSDSPQQLLDQMSALDVIAGRTADDVSQYTAASAQAREAAEASQASADAARAASEQAKALSDDLQRRQSELEAQIVEVTKAFEGLTGAERAQLAGTPFPPGVDPGVILSGLVPGAGSGALQAGLTRIGSPYAWGATGPSSFDCSGLVVWSYKQIGKNLPRSSQAQAQGGIPVPRDQLQPGDVVIFYNDASHVGIYAGGGNVLHASTFGVPVKVESMDRMPYAGARRY; this is translated from the coding sequence GTGGTCGCCCGACCGGTACGCCACTCGGTCCGCGCCGCACTCGTGGCCGGGGTGCTCGCCGCGGTGTCCGTGGTCCTCCCTGCCGGATCCGGTGCCGACCCCGTGGTGGACAACCCCACGGAGGCGATCGCCCGGCTCGGCGAGATCGCCCGCGAATCCGAGCAGACGAACGAAGCGCTGCACAACGCGCAGATCGATCTCGACGCCAAACTGGACGCCCAGCGCGAACAGGAGGCGCGGGCCGAACACGATCGCGGCATCCTGGACGCGGCGACCGCCGAGGTCGCCCGGTTCCAGCCGACGGTCGACAAGCTGGTCACCGCCAACTACCAGGGGGCGCGCACCAATCGATTGTTCGCCCTGCTCGTCAGCGACTCGCCGCAGCAACTCCTCGACCAGATGTCGGCGCTGGACGTGATCGCTGGTCGCACCGCCGACGACGTGTCGCAGTACACGGCGGCATCGGCTCAGGCGCGGGAGGCTGCGGAGGCCTCGCAGGCCTCCGCGGATGCCGCCCGGGCCGCCAGCGAGCAGGCGAAGGCACTCAGCGACGACCTCCAGCGCCGGCAGAGCGAGCTGGAAGCGCAGATCGTGGAAGTGACGAAGGCGTTCGAGGGGCTCACCGGTGCCGAGCGAGCGCAGCTGGCGGGCACACCGTTCCCGCCCGGAGTCGATCCCGGAGTGATCCTGTCCGGCCTGGTCCCGGGAGCCGGTTCCGGTGCGCTCCAGGCGGGCCTCACCCGTATCGGTAGCCCGTACGCCTGGGGTGCGACCGGGCCCAGCTCGTTCGACTGTTCGGGACTCGTCGTGTGGTCGTACAAGCAGATCGGAAAGAACCTGCCGCGGTCGAGCCAGGCCCAGGCGCAGGGAGGCATTCCGGTGCCCCGCGACCAACTGCAGCCCGGCGACGTCGTCATCTTCTACAACGATGCATCGCACGTGGGGATCTATGCGGGCGGCGGCAACGTGCTCCACGCCTCGACGTTCGGGGTGCCCGTCAAAGTCGAGTCCATGGACCGGATGCCGTATGCGGGGGCTCGCCGCTACTGA
- a CDS encoding NlpC/P60 family protein, which yields MASLVSTRSVKRVAVIGALAAGAFTMTAVPATADPITIPGVGTFDIPGVVIPPEIQNALTPPGGAPAAPAPQVSVGDKAVQAAESKLGAPYVYGAAGPDSFDCSGLIQWAFKQAGLNVPRTSYEQASAGSPVSQSDLKPGDVVSFYGGSHSGIYAGNGNVIHASTSGQPVKVAPISSMPYDGARRF from the coding sequence GTGGCGTCACTAGTTTCCACACGGTCCGTCAAGCGCGTGGCCGTCATCGGAGCGCTCGCAGCCGGAGCCTTCACCATGACCGCGGTTCCCGCGACCGCGGACCCGATCACCATCCCCGGTGTCGGAACCTTCGACATCCCCGGCGTCGTGATTCCGCCGGAGATCCAGAACGCACTCACGCCTCCCGGTGGTGCCCCCGCCGCACCCGCCCCGCAGGTGAGCGTGGGAGACAAGGCCGTTCAGGCCGCCGAGTCCAAGCTCGGTGCTCCGTACGTGTACGGCGCCGCGGGTCCGGACTCGTTCGACTGCTCGGGTCTGATCCAGTGGGCCTTCAAGCAGGCCGGCCTCAACGTGCCGCGCACGAGCTACGAGCAGGCCTCCGCCGGCTCGCCCGTGTCGCAGTCCGATCTGAAGCCCGGCGACGTCGTGTCCTTCTACGGCGGCTCGCACTCCGGTATCTACGCGGGCAACGGCAACGTGATCCACGCGTCCACCTCGGGTCAGCCCGTCAAGGTCGCGCCGATCTCGTCGATGCCCTACGACGGAGCCCGCCGCTTCTGA
- a CDS encoding DEDD exonuclease domain-containing protein — MTASPRQLTFDELETPLSETTFVIVDLETTGTNPSEDAITEIGAVKVRGGVVLGEMATLVDPGRHLPPHIVRITGITTAMLVGAPRIESVLPTFLEFAEGAVLVAHNAPFDTGFLRAAAARTDTAWPRFTVLCTVKLARRVLTRDEAPSVKLAHLARLFAVDSTPTHRALDDARATVEVLHALIERVGNQGVHSLTELVDYLPDVSTHQRAKRSFASALPQAPGVYLFRGPSEEVLYVGTASDLRRRVRTYFTGSETRGRIKEMVALATRVDHVECVHALEAGVRELRLLAAHTPPYNRRSKYPMRGWWIILTDEPFPRLSIVRRPAEHCLGPFRTRSVAADVADTLAQACGIRTCTTRIRRGGEHGPACPPREVGACPAQDIHDESDYGRSPDLVRALWRGNTDEPLRALRARMEALGLTELFETAARLRDRTAELTRALARMQRLSAFAAIDQLVLARPREGGGWDFAVIRSGRLAAAGIAARGTPPMPVVEQLVLGAETVVPDGTPLRGASPEEAALLLRWAESDGCRIVSASQPWASPIRGAGSWREWTARATAAHVTAGDHSAGDPADATTYGTHR, encoded by the coding sequence GTGACCGCGAGCCCCCGTCAACTGACTTTCGACGAGTTGGAGACGCCGCTGTCGGAGACAACCTTCGTGATCGTCGATCTGGAGACCACGGGGACGAACCCCTCGGAGGACGCGATCACCGAGATCGGTGCCGTGAAGGTCCGCGGCGGCGTCGTCCTCGGCGAGATGGCGACGCTCGTCGATCCCGGTCGGCATCTTCCCCCGCACATCGTGCGGATCACGGGGATCACCACCGCGATGCTCGTCGGGGCGCCTCGCATCGAATCGGTCCTGCCGACGTTCCTCGAATTCGCCGAGGGAGCGGTCCTCGTCGCGCACAACGCCCCGTTCGACACCGGGTTCCTGCGCGCCGCCGCAGCCAGGACGGACACCGCCTGGCCGCGCTTCACCGTGCTGTGCACGGTCAAGCTCGCCCGGCGGGTCCTCACCCGCGACGAGGCTCCTTCCGTCAAGCTCGCCCACCTCGCCCGCCTGTTCGCGGTCGACAGCACCCCGACCCACCGGGCCCTCGACGACGCCCGCGCCACCGTCGAGGTGCTGCACGCACTCATCGAGCGAGTCGGCAACCAGGGAGTGCACAGCCTCACCGAACTGGTCGACTACCTCCCCGACGTCTCGACCCACCAGCGAGCCAAACGGTCCTTCGCGAGCGCGCTTCCGCAGGCGCCCGGCGTCTACCTCTTCCGCGGCCCGTCCGAGGAGGTCCTCTACGTCGGGACCGCGTCGGACCTGCGCCGACGGGTGCGCACCTACTTCACCGGTTCGGAGACCCGGGGCCGGATCAAGGAAATGGTCGCCCTGGCCACCCGCGTCGACCACGTCGAGTGCGTGCACGCCCTCGAGGCGGGGGTCCGCGAGCTTCGCCTGCTCGCCGCCCACACTCCGCCCTACAACCGCCGGTCCAAGTACCCGATGCGTGGTTGGTGGATCATCCTCACCGACGAGCCGTTTCCTCGTCTGTCGATCGTGCGCCGCCCGGCCGAACACTGTCTCGGCCCGTTCCGTACCCGCTCCGTCGCGGCGGACGTGGCCGACACGCTCGCCCAGGCGTGCGGCATCCGCACCTGCACGACGCGGATACGTCGTGGCGGCGAACACGGGCCGGCGTGCCCGCCCCGCGAGGTGGGGGCATGCCCCGCGCAGGACATCCACGACGAGTCGGACTACGGCCGGTCACCGGACCTCGTCCGCGCCCTGTGGCGCGGGAACACCGACGAGCCCCTGCGTGCTCTGCGGGCCCGGATGGAGGCCCTGGGACTGACGGAGTTGTTCGAGACGGCGGCCCGTCTGCGCGACCGGACAGCCGAGTTGACTCGGGCCCTCGCCAGGATGCAGCGCCTGAGCGCCTTCGCCGCGATCGACCAACTCGTCCTCGCGCGACCGCGGGAAGGGGGCGGTTGGGACTTCGCCGTGATCCGCTCCGGCCGCCTGGCCGCCGCGGGGATCGCGGCACGCGGCACGCCACCGATGCCGGTAGTCGAACAACTCGTTCTCGGAGCGGAAACCGTCGTCCCGGACGGCACGCCGCTGCGGGGTGCCTCACCCGAGGAGGCGGCGCTGCTGCTGCGCTGGGCAGAGTCGGACGGATGTCGCATCGTGTCGGCGTCCCAGCCGTGGGCGTCGCCGATCCGCGGAGCCGGATCCTGGCGGGAATGGACGGCGCGCGCGACAGCCGCGCACGTCACGGCCGGCGACCACTCGGCGGGCGACCCGGCCGATGCGACCACCTACGGCACGCACCGATGA
- a CDS encoding Lrp/AsnC family transcriptional regulator: MINAIVLIHAEAHRIPETAQAVADLPGVSQVYSCAGDVDLIAVVRVRDHEKIAEVVTSGINKVDGVTKTATHIAFQSYSSADVEAGFSLGE; this comes from the coding sequence ATGATCAACGCCATCGTCCTCATCCACGCGGAGGCCCACCGGATTCCCGAGACCGCGCAGGCCGTCGCCGACCTGCCGGGCGTCTCGCAGGTGTACTCGTGTGCGGGCGACGTCGATCTCATCGCGGTCGTGCGGGTGCGCGACCACGAGAAGATCGCGGAGGTGGTGACCTCCGGGATCAACAAGGTGGACGGGGTGACCAAGACGGCGACCCACATTGCGTTCCAGTCGTACTCGAGCGCGGACGTCGAAGCCGGGTTCTCCCTCGGCGAGTGA
- the trpD gene encoding anthranilate phosphoribosyltransferase, protein MQSPSHTESTTSAETPLRSWRLLLGALTDGRDLSVDDATWAMDEIMSDNATSAQIAAFGVSLKMKGATPVEVRGLSESMLSHARLVEVDRDAVDVVGTGGDRSNTVNISTMAAIVVAAAGIPVVKHGGRAASSKSGGADVLEALGVAIDLGPEQVATSVREAGIGFCFAPVFHPALRYAGPTRSEIGIPTVFNVLGPLTNPARPRAGLIGCAFEDLVPVLAGVLAARGNSALVVRGDDGLDELTTSTTSTVHVVADGEVTTHRLDPRDLGIERVSLDALRGGDARYNADVARRLFAAEPGPVRDAVLLNAAGAITAFRGLGGRTLEEALADGIATAAQAVDTGAAAELADRWAQVTQRLSADN, encoded by the coding sequence ATGCAGAGCCCGTCGCACACGGAGTCGACCACGAGTGCCGAGACGCCGCTGCGGTCCTGGCGTCTGCTCCTCGGCGCGCTGACCGACGGGCGTGACCTCTCGGTGGACGATGCAACGTGGGCGATGGACGAGATCATGTCCGACAATGCGACGTCCGCGCAGATCGCCGCGTTCGGGGTGAGTCTCAAGATGAAGGGTGCGACCCCGGTCGAGGTACGCGGCCTCTCGGAGTCGATGCTCTCGCACGCCCGCCTGGTCGAGGTCGACCGCGACGCCGTCGACGTCGTCGGTACCGGTGGTGACCGCTCGAACACGGTGAACATCTCGACCATGGCCGCGATCGTGGTCGCTGCCGCGGGAATCCCGGTGGTCAAGCACGGCGGCCGGGCAGCCTCGTCCAAGAGTGGTGGCGCCGACGTCCTCGAAGCCCTGGGTGTCGCCATCGACCTCGGCCCGGAACAGGTGGCCACGAGCGTGCGCGAGGCCGGTATCGGCTTCTGCTTCGCGCCGGTGTTCCATCCGGCCCTGCGCTACGCCGGACCGACCCGCAGCGAGATCGGTATCCCCACCGTGTTCAACGTGCTCGGACCGCTCACGAACCCCGCGCGGCCGCGGGCCGGACTGATCGGCTGCGCGTTCGAGGATCTCGTGCCGGTCCTGGCCGGGGTGCTCGCCGCGCGTGGCAATTCGGCCCTGGTCGTCCGCGGCGACGACGGGCTCGACGAGCTGACGACGTCCACCACCTCGACCGTGCACGTGGTGGCCGACGGGGAGGTGACCACACATCGTCTCGATCCCCGCGACCTGGGCATCGAACGGGTGTCGCTCGATGCGTTGCGCGGTGGTGACGCCCGGTACAACGCGGACGTGGCCCGTCGGCTCTTCGCCGCCGAACCCGGTCCGGTGCGGGACGCGGTCCTGCTCAACGCCGCCGGCGCGATCACCGCGTTTCGAGGCCTGGGCGGCCGCACGCTCGAGGAGGCGCTCGCGGACGGCATCGCGACCGCGGCACAGGCGGTCGACACCGGTGCCGCGGCGGAGTTGGCCGACCGCTGGGCACAGGTCACGCAACGGCTGTCCGCCGACAACTGA
- the ctaE gene encoding aa3-type cytochrome oxidase subunit III: protein MTSAVGTSGSAITQRVHSLNRPNMVSVGTVVWLSSELMFFAGLFAMYFVARAQAPDGAWPPEPTHLNLALAVPITLVLIASSFTCQLGVFAAERGDVFGLRRWYTITLAMGTFFVLGQGYEYIQMVEHGTTIASSVYGSVFYITTGFHGLHVIGGLIAFVFLIARTRVSKFTPAQATAAIVVSYYWHFVDIVWIALFATIYFIR, encoded by the coding sequence GTGACGAGCGCAGTAGGGACTTCAGGATCAGCAATCACCCAACGCGTGCACTCGCTGAACCGGCCGAATATGGTCAGCGTTGGCACCGTCGTGTGGTTGTCAAGCGAGCTCATGTTCTTCGCAGGGCTCTTCGCCATGTACTTCGTTGCCCGGGCCCAGGCTCCGGACGGCGCGTGGCCGCCGGAGCCCACCCATCTGAACCTGGCGCTGGCCGTGCCGATCACCCTGGTCCTCATCGCCTCTTCCTTCACCTGCCAGCTGGGTGTCTTCGCTGCTGAGCGCGGGGACGTCTTCGGCCTGCGCCGGTGGTACACGATCACCCTCGCGATGGGTACCTTCTTCGTCCTCGGCCAGGGCTACGAGTACATCCAGATGGTCGAGCACGGCACCACGATCGCGTCGAGCGTGTACGGATCGGTCTTCTACATCACGACCGGCTTCCACGGCCTGCACGTCATCGGCGGGCTCATCGCCTTCGTCTTCCTGATCGCGCGCACGCGAGTCAGCAAGTTCACCCCGGCCCAGGCCACTGCCGCCATCGTCGTCTCGTATTACTGGCACTTCGTCGACATCGTGTGGATCGCCCTGTTCGCCACGATCTATTTCATCCGTTAG